Proteins from a single region of Candidatus Puniceispirillum marinum IMCC1322:
- a CDS encoding ABC transporter ATP-binding protein: MVAPLLECRNVRKDYGALAAVDGVDLSVHAGETIGIGGPNGAGKTTFFDLISGLTPASGGDILFHGRSISRIPAHKFLPMGMARTFQVSSGFTSLTVMQNMLVSILFGSGLERPDLRIQTKHRRRAAEQLDRFNLSHLADTEVAEIPALARKKLMVATAVAHEPKLLLLDEPVSGLMPPEVDSFIEMVLALRKSGICIVFIEHVMRFLMTVAERALIMHQGKLIYDGAPAGIASDETVKSVYLGSAAEELREATQ, encoded by the coding sequence TTGGTCGCCCCGTTACTTGAATGTCGCAATGTACGAAAGGACTATGGTGCACTGGCGGCGGTTGACGGGGTTGACCTGAGCGTGCATGCGGGCGAAACCATCGGTATTGGCGGCCCCAATGGTGCCGGCAAGACCACTTTTTTTGACCTGATTTCGGGTCTTACCCCCGCTAGTGGCGGCGATATTCTGTTTCATGGGCGATCCATTTCTCGCATTCCGGCGCATAAATTTCTGCCTATGGGCATGGCGCGTACCTTTCAGGTCTCAAGCGGCTTTACCAGCCTTACTGTGATGCAGAACATGCTGGTCTCGATCCTTTTCGGATCGGGTCTCGAGCGACCCGACCTTCGCATCCAAACCAAACATCGGCGGCGCGCGGCAGAACAGCTCGACCGTTTCAATCTCAGCCACCTAGCAGATACCGAGGTGGCCGAAATACCGGCTCTGGCGCGCAAAAAACTGATGGTGGCCACCGCCGTGGCACATGAACCCAAGCTTCTCCTGCTGGACGAACCCGTAAGCGGTTTGATGCCACCTGAGGTAGACAGCTTCATCGAGATGGTGCTGGCGCTTCGAAAATCAGGCATCTGCATCGTTTTCATCGAGCATGTCATGCGGTTCTTGATGACGGTGGCAGAACGCGCTCTGATCATGCATCAGGGAAAATTGATCTATGATGGCGCACCAGCAGGCATCGCCAGTGATGAAACAGTCAAATCCGTTTATCTTGGATCTGCGGCCGAAGAACTGCGGGAGGCAACGCAGTGA
- a CDS encoding aminotransferase class III-fold pyridoxal phosphate-dependent enzyme: MNNSENNSDKIFSDDTHLIQSFADLNNLKQSIGRLAITGAKGVYVTDSEGKRYFDGMGGLWCVNIGHGNADVIAAVTRQLETLDYFSTFFEFTHPVAAELARKLATLAPDRLNHVYFSNSGSVANDTAIRILHHYNNLRGHPKKKKILSRVNAYHGSTYLAIAMTTPVFSQGWDAARDLVHHIRCPKREPDEMNLSDADFIDILAEDMEQAISKIGAENIACFIAEPIMGACGVIIPPEGYHKRMLDLVHAHDIKYISDEVITAFGRLGHMFASKEVFGIEPDIITTAKGLTSGYQPLAATILSDEIFDVISQDGAAFLHGMTYSGHPAACACALANIAVMEREAIPEQVRKTGKLFEAGIKSLADLDLVKEARASHFMAAVEFNRPSGAPDNINIGQLVGDAARARGLIVRPITDAIVLSPPLILSKDQIVEIHQILHDAINAVAQSQFMLESSHV; this comes from the coding sequence ATGAATAATTCAGAGAATAATTCAGATAAAATTTTTTCAGATGATACCCATCTCATCCAGTCTTTTGCTGATCTAAACAACCTGAAGCAAAGCATTGGCCGCCTTGCTATTACAGGTGCGAAAGGCGTCTATGTCACCGACAGCGAAGGCAAGCGCTATTTTGACGGCATGGGTGGGCTGTGGTGCGTTAATATCGGTCATGGCAATGCCGATGTGATCGCGGCCGTAACCCGGCAACTTGAGACGCTAGACTATTTTTCAACCTTTTTCGAATTTACGCACCCGGTCGCGGCAGAGCTTGCGCGCAAATTGGCCACCCTGGCACCTGACCGGTTGAATCATGTCTATTTCTCAAATTCCGGTTCGGTAGCAAACGACACGGCCATCCGCATCCTGCACCACTACAACAATCTCAGAGGACACCCGAAGAAAAAGAAAATTCTATCACGGGTCAACGCCTATCACGGTTCGACCTATCTGGCGATCGCAATGACCACGCCAGTCTTTTCACAGGGATGGGATGCTGCGCGGGATTTGGTGCATCACATTCGGTGCCCAAAACGTGAACCAGACGAAATGAATCTCAGCGACGCCGATTTTATAGACATTCTGGCCGAGGATATGGAACAGGCCATTAGCAAAATTGGTGCCGAAAACATCGCCTGTTTCATTGCAGAACCGATCATGGGTGCCTGTGGCGTCATCATCCCGCCAGAGGGCTATCACAAACGCATGCTAGACCTCGTTCATGCCCATGACATCAAATATATATCTGACGAAGTCATCACCGCCTTTGGCCGACTAGGGCATATGTTTGCCTCGAAAGAGGTTTTTGGCATCGAGCCCGACATCATCACCACCGCCAAGGGGCTTACATCAGGCTATCAGCCGCTGGCGGCGACAATCCTATCCGATGAAATTTTCGATGTTATTTCTCAGGACGGCGCCGCGTTCTTGCATGGAATGACTTATTCCGGCCATCCTGCCGCCTGCGCTTGCGCCCTTGCCAATATCGCCGTGATGGAGCGCGAGGCCATCCCCGAGCAGGTGCGCAAAACAGGCAAGTTGTTCGAAGCCGGCATCAAATCTCTCGCCGATCTTGATCTTGTGAAGGAAGCGCGCGCAAGCCATTTCATGGCCGCGGTGGAATTCAATCGTCCCAGTGGCGCACCGGACAATATCAATATCGGCCAACTGGTTGGCGATGCGGCGCGTGCGCGTGGCCTGATCGTGCGACCCATTACCGACGCTATCGTCCTGTCGCCTCCTCTTATCCTCAGCAAAGACCAGATAGTAGAAATCCACCAGATTCTTCACGATGCCATCAACGCAGTCGCACAAAGCCAGTTTATGTTGGAGAGTTCACATGTCTAA
- a CDS encoding ABC transporter substrate-binding protein: protein MTNHSSASRRQFLKTIGAGGVGSAALLASANTATALGGEPIVIGAPLPLTGLVAADGIEFRNGLEMAVEEINAIGGILGHPLELAIEDTQSQGDDVIASAGQRLIDRSNASVLISGYNLGSSTALPVVAADASVIYMHADTVVAHNELIKSDPETFWGSFQYDPAEIYYGIAYLQYMRKLIDDGDFKPANNRIAVITGPIAYSINIANAIRDGAADYGFEVSLFESVQAPTSEWGPTLAKIRQNPPAMIAVTHFFPQDQAQFMQQFVNDPTDSLIYMQYGASLAAFRDIAGDASEGVLYATTIGALQDEIGNDFTARYLDAFGNNASSNGGGQTYSALWAYAVAAALAGGAGQPYEEEQNRKIAERLGKLIYRSPVGTIRIDPETLSAYSYPGDTNDPSLGMPHIFSQIQNKAENGYIIAPAPYDVARFQQPDWS from the coding sequence ATGACAAATCATTCTTCGGCGTCTCGTCGCCAATTTCTTAAAACCATCGGTGCCGGCGGTGTCGGATCCGCGGCGCTTCTAGCCTCAGCGAATACCGCCACTGCACTGGGTGGCGAACCAATTGTGATCGGTGCGCCATTGCCATTGACCGGCCTCGTGGCCGCTGACGGCATTGAGTTTCGCAACGGGCTGGAAATGGCCGTAGAGGAAATCAACGCAATTGGCGGTATTCTGGGGCATCCTCTCGAACTGGCCATCGAAGACACACAATCCCAGGGCGATGATGTGATTGCCAGTGCTGGCCAACGGTTGATAGACCGTTCCAACGCCTCGGTACTGATCTCCGGCTATAATCTTGGAAGCTCCACCGCTTTGCCAGTTGTTGCCGCAGACGCTTCGGTCATCTATATGCACGCCGATACGGTGGTCGCGCATAACGAGCTTATTAAATCCGACCCCGAGACATTCTGGGGTAGCTTCCAGTATGATCCAGCCGAGATTTACTACGGCATCGCCTACCTACAATATATGCGCAAGCTGATCGACGATGGTGATTTCAAACCGGCCAATAACAGGATCGCTGTGATTACCGGCCCGATTGCCTATTCGATCAACATCGCCAACGCAATCCGCGACGGAGCCGCCGATTATGGGTTCGAGGTCTCGCTTTTTGAAAGTGTCCAAGCACCGACCAGCGAATGGGGGCCAACCCTAGCCAAAATCCGGCAGAATCCACCTGCGATGATCGCGGTAACGCATTTCTTCCCGCAGGATCAAGCGCAGTTCATGCAGCAATTCGTGAATGATCCGACTGACAGCTTGATCTATATGCAATATGGTGCCTCGCTTGCCGCGTTCCGCGATATTGCAGGTGATGCGTCAGAAGGTGTGCTTTACGCCACCACTATCGGCGCGTTGCAGGATGAAATAGGTAATGATTTCACCGCCCGTTATCTTGATGCCTTTGGCAATAACGCATCGTCAAATGGTGGCGGTCAGACCTATTCCGCCTTATGGGCATATGCGGTGGCAGCGGCGCTTGCCGGCGGTGCTGGTCAGCCTTATGAAGAAGAACAGAACCGCAAGATCGCCGAGCGTCTTGGCAAGCTGATTTATCGAAGCCCGGTTGGCACGATCCGGATCGATCCGGAAACCCTTTCGGCCTATTCATACCCGGGCGATACCAACGACCCGTCGCTTGGTATGCCACACATATTCAGTCAGATTCAGAATAAGGCGGAAAACGGTTATATCATCGCACCCGCTCCCTATGATGTTGCCAGGTTCCAACAACCTGACTGGTCATAG
- a CDS encoding ABC transporter ATP-binding protein — protein sequence MTSLLSLRGVCSGYGHLQVLHDIDLDLEKGTVGALIGPNGHGKSTLLRTIAGLNKTWSGKITFRNAPVPPTPADRAGAGIILVPQGDQLFADMTVEENLIMGGYTQSDILRLRQSLDAVYALFPKLADRRKQRANSLSGGERRMVGIGRGMMAEGDLMLIDEPSLGLAPLIIEQIYAALAALATENRSILVVEENPSRVTNIGSQFFLMDGGQIAWRGDRHELSGFDDILRTYLGG from the coding sequence GTGACCTCTCTGCTTTCACTCCGCGGTGTATGTTCAGGCTATGGCCATCTTCAAGTATTACACGACATTGACCTTGATCTTGAAAAAGGCACCGTGGGCGCGCTGATCGGACCTAATGGCCATGGTAAATCAACCCTTCTGCGCACCATTGCAGGGTTGAACAAAACCTGGTCAGGCAAGATCACCTTTCGGAATGCACCTGTTCCGCCAACGCCTGCGGATCGTGCAGGGGCAGGCATTATTCTTGTACCGCAAGGCGATCAGCTATTTGCCGATATGACCGTTGAAGAGAACCTAATCATGGGTGGATATACGCAGTCGGACATATTGCGTCTGCGCCAATCACTTGATGCGGTCTATGCTCTTTTTCCAAAGCTGGCAGATCGACGCAAACAGCGGGCAAATTCGCTGTCCGGTGGTGAACGGCGCATGGTTGGCATTGGGCGTGGCATGATGGCCGAAGGCGATCTGATGTTGATTGACGAGCCGTCCCTTGGCCTCGCCCCACTGATCATCGAACAGATTTACGCGGCGCTGGCAGCGCTGGCAACCGAGAACCGCTCCATCCTTGTTGTTGAGGAAAACCCAAGCCGGGTGACTAACATCGGATCACAATTCTTCCTCATGGATGGTGGACAGATCGCCTGGCGCGGTGATCGGCATGAATTATCTGGCTTTGACGACATCTTGCGAACTTATCTAGGGGGCTAA
- a CDS encoding class II histone deacetylase gives MSKIRKTGWTFSEHYLWHDTGSYSLLTPPSLTVQPGIHAENEDTKRRFANLLEISSLADEVIRIKPRVASDDEILRIHTRAHLDRLEALCAAGGGEAGDATPVGVASYDIAKLAAGGVIATVDAVMSGDVDNAYVLCRPPGHHAEPELVTGFCLLANGAIGIEHARQVHGVKRIAVVDYDVHHGNGCETIFYDDPNILTISVHQDNLFPPDRGKLTETGGSHAKGANINIPLPPGSGSGAYAEAFERIVLPSLYRFEPELIFVASGFDASAMDPLAHMMLGAADYRALAGALRKVSEKTCAGRIIFTHEGGYAASHVPYCGLAVLETLSGHQTGITDPFDEFIVGYGGQSLQPHQATVIAEIASLHQLEPYREPLS, from the coding sequence ATGTCTAAGATACGCAAAACCGGCTGGACATTCTCCGAACATTATCTCTGGCATGACACGGGTAGCTACAGCCTTTTGACACCGCCCAGCCTGACTGTACAACCTGGCATCCACGCCGAAAACGAAGACACCAAACGACGGTTTGCAAATTTACTCGAAATATCTTCGCTTGCAGACGAAGTCATCCGGATAAAGCCGCGCGTCGCCAGTGATGATGAAATACTTCGTATTCACACCCGAGCCCATCTTGACCGTTTGGAAGCACTCTGCGCTGCTGGTGGTGGCGAGGCAGGCGATGCAACCCCCGTAGGCGTAGCCAGTTACGATATCGCCAAGCTCGCAGCTGGTGGTGTCATCGCCACCGTGGATGCGGTGATGTCGGGCGATGTTGACAATGCCTATGTTCTTTGCCGCCCACCGGGGCACCACGCCGAACCGGAACTTGTTACAGGATTCTGCCTTTTGGCCAATGGTGCCATCGGTATTGAGCATGCACGACAGGTGCACGGGGTCAAACGCATTGCTGTGGTCGATTACGACGTGCATCACGGCAATGGCTGCGAGACGATTTTCTATGACGACCCCAATATTCTGACAATCTCCGTGCATCAGGACAATCTATTTCCGCCGGATCGTGGCAAGCTGACAGAAACGGGCGGTTCCCATGCCAAGGGCGCGAATATCAACATTCCTTTGCCGCCCGGTTCGGGATCTGGCGCCTATGCCGAAGCCTTTGAACGCATCGTTCTGCCATCTCTTTACAGGTTCGAGCCTGAACTGATCTTTGTCGCATCAGGCTTTGACGCCTCGGCCATGGATCCTCTGGCTCACATGATGCTTGGCGCGGCCGACTATCGTGCCTTGGCTGGGGCGCTTCGCAAGGTCAGCGAAAAAACATGCGCTGGCCGCATAATCTTCACCCATGAAGGCGGATACGCCGCGTCGCATGTGCCCTATTGCGGCTTAGCTGTACTGGAGACGTTGAGCGGCCACCAAACAGGCATCACAGATCCTTTTGACGAATTCATCGTCGGATACGGAGGCCAGAGCCTCCAGCCCCACCAAGCTACGGTGATCGCAGAAATTGCCAGCTTGCATCAACTCGAACCATATAGGGAGCCTTTGTCATGA
- a CDS encoding helix-turn-helix transcriptional regulator gives MRLRPFTTGLQLLVEHYSIRGYIPLEGYMVRHHCTAPRLLAKAITHIQHPDFESVLTAWLRAEFVFDNLLIIAYLGHQQPSLLYHQGHARTAISHVETQYLPFAYQLDPYFQLHAKGIASDVFRLDEVAPDKFQSSRYFREYYGNAKLEDELVFVNRIGDDISVHVCLGNDTANGRRFSARMIRDARALQPVVTALIEGHWHDLSPKNEGIKMHGVRELRVSFERTHGIFLTPRQAEVALMILQGHSSTSIGLNLGISAQTVKVFRRQIYRRCDISSQAELFNLIVSSR, from the coding sequence ATGCGACTAAGACCTTTTACCACCGGCCTCCAGCTTTTAGTTGAACATTACAGTATTCGGGGGTATATACCACTAGAGGGGTATATGGTCAGACATCACTGTACGGCACCGCGTCTGCTCGCTAAAGCCATCACACATATCCAGCACCCTGACTTCGAATCCGTTCTCACTGCGTGGCTACGGGCAGAGTTCGTTTTCGACAATTTGCTGATTATTGCATATCTTGGCCATCAACAGCCGAGCCTGTTGTACCATCAGGGTCATGCGCGTACTGCGATTTCTCATGTTGAGACACAATATCTGCCATTTGCTTATCAGCTTGACCCCTATTTTCAACTTCATGCCAAAGGCATTGCATCAGATGTATTTCGATTGGACGAAGTTGCGCCAGACAAATTCCAGTCCAGTCGATATTTCAGAGAATATTACGGTAATGCGAAGCTGGAAGATGAGCTGGTTTTTGTGAACCGGATTGGTGATGATATTTCAGTCCATGTTTGTCTTGGGAATGATACTGCCAATGGCCGGAGATTTTCAGCCCGCATGATACGTGACGCGCGTGCTCTCCAGCCCGTTGTCACAGCATTGATAGAAGGCCACTGGCACGACCTGAGCCCAAAGAATGAGGGTATTAAGATGCACGGCGTCAGGGAATTGCGTGTATCGTTCGAACGCACCCATGGGATTTTTCTGACCCCAAGGCAGGCCGAGGTTGCGCTGATGATTCTGCAGGGACATTCATCGACCTCAATCGGTCTCAATCTTGGTATCTCGGCGCAGACCGTAAAGGTATTTCGCCGGCAGATATATCGACGATGTGATATTTCCTCACAGGCTGAATTGTTCAATTTGATAGTGTCTTCGCGATGA